One genomic segment of Methylocystis sp. SC2 includes these proteins:
- a CDS encoding class I SAM-dependent methyltransferase: MIRAMLDVVELRAFYDTALGGVARRLVSRLVRARWQDHAGLRVLGLGYATPYLDGFREKAQRVLAFMPATQGVVHWPLDGRSASALVEPSMTPLPDASMDRILIVHALETDEHPHDLLEEIWRILAPGGRVLIVAPSRTGLWARVDTTPFGQGHPYSRGQLQQLLQAAQFLPLYWDEALYVPPFQRASLLRSAPAFERIAGRFSLPGGGVHIVEATKQLYRPVMRRAVRRLPIELEPAMEPAGAEAGLEGIS, translated from the coding sequence ATGATCCGCGCCATGCTGGACGTTGTCGAATTGCGCGCGTTTTACGATACGGCGCTGGGCGGGGTCGCCCGCCGCCTCGTGTCGCGGCTGGTGCGCGCGCGCTGGCAGGACCACGCCGGCCTGCGCGTGCTCGGCCTTGGCTACGCGACCCCCTATCTTGACGGGTTTCGCGAGAAAGCGCAGCGGGTTCTAGCCTTTATGCCGGCCACTCAGGGCGTCGTGCATTGGCCGCTCGACGGGCGCTCCGCCTCCGCTCTGGTGGAGCCGTCGATGACGCCGCTGCCCGACGCCAGCATGGATCGCATCCTGATCGTGCATGCGCTCGAGACCGACGAACATCCGCATGATCTCCTCGAGGAGATCTGGCGCATTCTTGCGCCGGGCGGCCGGGTGCTGATCGTCGCGCCGAGCCGCACGGGGCTTTGGGCGCGCGTCGACACGACGCCCTTTGGACAGGGCCACCCCTATTCGCGCGGCCAGCTGCAGCAATTGTTGCAGGCGGCGCAGTTTCTGCCGCTCTATTGGGACGAGGCGCTTTATGTGCCGCCGTTCCAGCGCGCGTCGCTGCTGCGCTCGGCGCCGGCCTTCGAGCGAATCGCCGGGCGCTTTTCGCTGCCCGGCGGCGGCGTGCATATCGTCGAGGCGACGAAGCAGCTCTATCGCCCGGTCATGCGCCGCGCCGTGCGTCGCCTGCCGATCGAACTCGAGCCGGCGATGGAGCCCGCCGGCGCCGAGGCGGGGCTGGAAGGAATAAGTTAG
- the gloB gene encoding hydroxyacylglutathione hydrolase produces MALEVAQFICLNDNFGLLAHEPELGATASVDAPDGEAIANEAERRGWPLTHLLLTHHHADHVQGTQTLRARFPHMKVIGAAKDAHRLPPLDRAVSEGDIVEVGEARARVIETPGHTLGHIAYYFGDDEILFVGDTLFSLGCGRVFEGTMDMMRLTLEALANLPGETQVYCGHEYTQANAKFALTVDPENSVLRERAQTVAELRKDGKFTLPTTIALENATNPFLRVENPSVKAAMGMQGADPFAVFAAMRERKNSFAA; encoded by the coding sequence ATGGCATTGGAAGTCGCGCAGTTCATCTGCCTCAACGATAATTTCGGCTTGCTCGCTCATGAGCCGGAGCTCGGCGCGACCGCGAGCGTCGATGCGCCCGACGGCGAAGCCATCGCCAATGAGGCCGAGCGGCGCGGCTGGCCGCTGACGCATTTGCTGCTGACCCATCACCACGCCGATCACGTGCAGGGAACGCAGACGCTCAGGGCGCGCTTTCCGCACATGAAGGTGATCGGCGCCGCCAAGGACGCGCATCGCCTGCCGCCGCTCGATCGCGCGGTTTCGGAGGGCGATATCGTGGAAGTCGGCGAGGCGCGCGCGCGCGTCATCGAAACGCCCGGCCATACGCTTGGACACATCGCCTATTATTTCGGCGACGATGAAATCCTGTTTGTCGGCGACACGCTGTTCTCGCTCGGCTGCGGCCGCGTTTTCGAGGGCACCATGGACATGATGCGTCTCACGCTCGAAGCGCTCGCCAATCTGCCCGGCGAAACGCAGGTGTATTGCGGGCACGAATATACGCAGGCCAACGCCAAATTCGCGCTCACTGTCGATCCGGAGAACTCAGTGTTGCGCGAGCGGGCGCAGACCGTCGCCGAGCTGCGCAAGGACGGAAAATTCACGCTGCCGACGACGATCGCGCTCGAAAACGCCACCAACCCGTTCTTGCGCGTCGAGAACCCGAGCGTGAAGGCCGCAATGGGCATGCAGGGCGCCGATCCTTTCGCCGTCTTCGCCGCGATGCGCGAGCGCAAAAACAGCTTCGCCGCATGA
- a CDS encoding cupin domain-containing protein yields MTNGLSTEEVVRLLDLAPHPEGGFYRQTFRDSLPVGGPRAASTAIYYLLPGGGISRWHRVDAAEVWHFYAGAPLELKMASQGAPTEVLRLGAALAAGERPQAVVPAGVWQSARSLGQGASEWTLVGCTVAPGFEFAGFELAPADASPDSLP; encoded by the coding sequence ATGACGAACGGGCTCTCGACTGAGGAGGTTGTGCGGCTTCTCGATCTGGCGCCCCATCCCGAGGGCGGCTTTTATCGGCAGACCTTTCGCGATTCCTTGCCGGTCGGCGGCCCCCGCGCCGCCTCGACGGCGATCTATTATCTGCTCCCTGGCGGCGGGATATCCCGCTGGCATCGGGTCGACGCCGCCGAAGTCTGGCACTTTTACGCCGGCGCGCCGCTGGAGCTGAAGATGGCGTCGCAGGGCGCCCCGACCGAAGTCCTGCGCCTCGGCGCCGCCCTCGCGGCGGGCGAGCGGCCGCAAGCCGTGGTCCCCGCAGGCGTTTGGCAGTCGGCGAGAAGCCTCGGCCAGGGGGCGAGCGAATGGACCCTCGTCGGCTGCACGGTCGCGCCGGGCTTCGAATTCGCCGGCTTCGAGCTGGCGCCGGCGGACGCCTCGCCCGACTCTTTGCCTTGA